Proteins from a single region of Trypanosoma brucei brucei TREU927 chromosome 7, complete sequence:
- a CDS encoding fatty acid elongase, putative → MFFTPPQLQKLEQDWNGLAVRDWMIANVDVVLYISFLYLGFVFIGPKLFAKLVGTNPAAAAAGARSADGTGSPIVRRSMVVWNLALSIFSIFGTSTVTPVLLRNLANKGFYGATCDFKETEFYTTNVGFWMGIFALSKIPELVDTIFLVLQGKQELPFLHWYHHVTVLLFSWHTYCVGSSAYIWVAAMNYSVHSVMYLYFALAALGYKRVVRPLAPYITIIQILQMVVGCYVTIFALQELHGEGGRGCGVSPANMRIQLVMYASYLYLFSKMFVASYIRPPKRPTVGGPSSTAGVSNGSVEKKVK, encoded by the coding sequence ATGTTTTTTACTCCTCCACAACTTCAGAAGCTTGAGCAGGACTGGAATGGGCTCGCAGTGCGTGATTGGATGATTGCCAATGTGGATGTTGTGTTGTACATCTCTTTCCTCTACCTTGGATTCGTATTTATTGGCCCAAAATTGTTCGCTAAGCTTGTTGGCACAAACccggccgctgctgctgctggagcCCGAAGCGCTGACGGCACCGGCTCTCCAATCGTTCGCCGGTCGATGGTTGTGTGGAATTTGGCGCTTTCAATTTTCTCCATCTTCGGCACAAGCACTGTGACGCCTGTACTTCTGCGTAACCTTGCCAATAAGGGGTTCTACGGTGCCACCTGTGACTTCAAGGAAACGGAATTTTACACAACAAATGTTGGATTCTGGATGGGTATTTTCGCTCTTTCAAAGATACCGGAGCTTGTTGACACGATATTCCTCGTGTTGCAGGGCAAACAGGAGTTGCCTTTCCTTCATTGGTATCACCATGTGACAGTTCTGTTGTTCTCATGGCACACGTACTGTGTAGGGAGTAGCGCATACATTTGGGTGGCCGCTATGAATTACTCCGTACATTCCGTCATGTACCTTTACTTCGCCCTTGCAGCATTAGGATACAAACGCGTAGTTCGCCCACTTGCGCCGTACATCACAATTATACAGATACTACAAATGGTTGTGGGTTGTTATGTGACTATTTTTGCACTTCAGGAGTTGCATGGGGAGGGGGGTCGCGGATGTGGTGTGTCGCCAGCGAACATGCGCATTCAATTGGTGATGTACGCCAGTTATTTGTACCTCTTCTCGAAGATGTTTGTGGCGTCGTACATTCGACCCCCCAAGCGCCCGACTGTTGGCGGTCCCTCCTCAACAGCCGGCGTCAGCAACGGTTCTGTCGAGAAGAAAGTTAAATAA